GACCAGATGGCCGCCCTCTGGCCCCGGGTGCGGGAGGCGGCGGGCGATAGCCTGATTTTTGAAGGCACCGATGGGCTCCCGGCGAAGGTTGCCGGGTTACTCAGGGCTCGGGGCACCGGGCTTGCGCTGGCAGAGCAGTTTACCGGCGGCTTGCTGTCTTTACAGCTTGGCCGGGCCGGGGCCGCCATTACACATGGCGAGATCCTGCCTGCACGCAGTGAGACGCTGGCGCAGACTCTGGTGCGGGCACAAAACCTGGCCCGCCAGAACCAGGTGCCGGGGCTGGTGGTGAGCAGCCAGCAGGCGGACGGCGTCAATATTGCGCTTGCCACCGGTGAGCACAGCGGCGCAATGCGCGTCGTGCTGGATAACCCGCGCCACAGCCCGGCGCTGTGCCAGGAGATAGCCGCAATGCTGGCGCTCAATATGTTGCGCCGCTGGCTGGAAGGGCAGCCGCTCACGGCCCAGGGGGGATGGGTGGCACCGCAGGCGGTGCTGAACGGGGAATAACCGCCCGTTACAGGCGGTATTCCCGGGTTAAGCGCGGGGCGTCAGAGGGCTTTTGCCAGCAGGCTCAGCGGGTGTTCGCAGGGCTTGCTGGTGGACATCTCAATCTGCCATTTGCAGGTTTCGCAGTCGGTTATTACCAGATCCACGCCGCTGTCTTCTATCTGGCGGAACAGGGGCGCACCGATAGCCTGGGAGGTGGGGTAGTTTTCACTCTTAAAGCCGTATGTTCCGGCAATACCGCAGCAGCGGGACTCCAGCTCAATTAACTGCAGCCCGGGGATCATCCGCAGCAGCTCAAGGGTGTAAATGGACCAGCCCATCTTTTCCATATGGCAGGGGGTGTGGTAGGCCACGCGCAGCGGGGTGTGCTTCAGGTTCAGCGGGGCGCCGTTCTCCAGCATGCGCCAGATATAACGGGTAGCCAGCTCAATATTGTCCCGCAGTGGTGTGGTGTCCACATCCAGCACGCCGGGGTATTCATCCCGCAGGGTGAAGGTACAGGTTGATGAGGTGGCAATCACCGGTAGCTGGCGCTGCACAATGGCCGTTTCCAGGGAGCGGGCGTTAACCCGGGCCTGTTTACGGGCTTTATCAGTAAAGCCGTTGGCAATCAGCGGTACGCCGCAGCATTTTTCTTTATCCAGCAACTGCACGCCGGTGCCCATGGCGTTCATCACTTTCAGCAGATCCCGCCCCAACTGGGGATTGTTGTAGTTCACGTAGCAGCCGTGGAAAAACGCCACCTGCTGGCTGAACTGCTGCTGCGCGGCGGCATGCTTGCGATACCACTGGCGGAACGTGCCGCCGGTGGCGTATTTGGGCAAGGTGCGGCGGTGGTCAATTTTCAGGGCCGCATCCAGCACTTTGCGCACCGGCTTCATGCCGGTGGTGGCGTTAACCAGCGGGGCAAAGGGGGTCGCCAGGGTGCCCATCAGATCGGTATGGCTGAGCACCGTATCGCGAATCGACACTTTGCGCGGGGCGTACTGGGCCCGGGCGCGCTGAATAAGATCGCCGATTTTGACATCCGAAGGGCAGGCCACTTCGCAGCGCTTGCAGTTGGTGCAGTATTTCAGCGCTTCATCATACAGGCCGGGATCTTTAAGCCGCAGGCGTTCGCCATCGGGCCCGGCCTGTTTTGGCCCCGGGTAGCGGGGGTTAACGCCGCTGACCGGGCAGACCGTGGTGCAGACTGTGCATTTGATGCAGTTTTCGAAGCCGCTATCATGCAGACTCATGGGATACCTCCTGACGGGCGAGGATCTGGTGGGCGGCGTGGAGTGCGGTCACCACAGAGACGCCGCCACCGCAGCCAAGGCGAATCGGGTCAAACCCGCCCAGCACACCACCAATGGCAAACATATCCGTTTGCAGCTCGCCTTTTTTATGCGGGTGCAGGTTGTGGTCGGTTATCACCCCAAACTGCTGCCAGGGCTGAGGACGGAAAAAGTCCTCGTCATACCACTGGCTGCGCGGGCCGGGCTCCAGAACATCGAGATCAAACAGCGGTTCGCGCACGCCGGTGCGGCTGGCAATCAGACCATTGCTGAAGAAGCTGCCGCTGGCGAGGACCAGATGGCGCGCCTGAATGGCAATATCGCCGTGGTTGCGGGTAGTCACGCGGTAACCGCCGCCGGGCTGTGGGGTGGCCTGTTGTACCGCGTCGCCGGTCATCATGGTGCCGCCGAGGGCACGGAAATAGCCGCTCAGCACCTGGTGCATGCGGATCCCGGGCACAGACGGGGGCAGGGTGGGCACGCAGGCTATCTGGCAGCCGGTGCTGGCCTGTAAATTGTCGATAATTTGCGGGTTTTCCAGCCCGAGACAGGCGGGCAGGATCAGTAAATCGCACTCCCGGGCCAGCTGGTGCAGCTCGTGGAGCAGGGCATTGTGCTGGGCGTCGTTATCCAGGATCCGGGCGATATTCACCGAGCGGAACTCGCTGGGGTTGGCGCGCAGCTGATCCAGCCCCGGCAAGGTCAGCTCTGCCTGGCGGCAGGCAATGCCCTGGCGCTGGAGGGTATCCACAATGCTGGCTGGTTCAAAGTCGAGGAACCCGCAGATCCCGACAACGGTCACCCGCTGCCCGGCGCGAATTGTCCGGCAGGCGTGGCGCGGGCTCAGCCAGGTGCGGCGCCATTTGCCGACCGGGGTCAGGCTGTGGTGGGCGTGGGCCAGATCCCCGTGCATCGCCAGGCCGCACTGGTCAAATAACTGTTCGGTTTCCCGGGCAAGGGCGGTCACGGTATCTGCCCCCAGCAGGCTGTAGGGGTGCTGGGGTGCCTGCTCTGCCAGGCGGGCCAGCGCATCGGGGAGCGCATTTACCGGGCTGTCGTCCGGCAGGGTGTTCAGCAGATCCAGCCCGCCGGAGGCAAAGTGCAGTGCGCTCTGGCCACGGCTGACTATCACGGTTTTATTCCCGCCCTGAGCCAGGCGAATACCGCATACCAGCCCCGCCAGGCCGCCGCCGGTAATCAGAGAATCAAATTTCATCAGCTGTTCCTTCCTGTTGATCCATGCCGCACAGCCCCATATAAACCCAGCGGGTGAACTCTGCTTCACGCAGGGCGTCGCCCCAGGCAATGGGCTGGATCCCTTTCCAGCGTTCGTTAAGAAACTCGCTGAGCTGGGTGATGGACTGGGTCGGTGTGGTGACCTGTAGCCGCTGTAGCAGCCCGGTTGCCCGGCAGGCGCACAGTTCGCCCTGGCAGGTGCCCATACCCACCCGGGTACGGCGGCGTAAATCCACCAGATTGGTGACCGTCAGTGACTCCACCGCATAGCGGACTTCTGCGGCGCTGACCGCTTCACACTCGCAGACCAGGCTGTTGCTCAGCCGGTCGTTTTGCAGCCATCCCGCGGCGCGATCCCCGTGGCGATACACCGCAGAGCCGCGCAGCGGAGCGGGCAGGGAGACCACTTTACGCAGGGTGCTTTCGCTGCTTTCCCGGGAGCCGGGCAGGGGAACGCTGTCGGTATCACAGGGGGTGGTATTACCCAGTTTGCGGCAGACTGCATCGGTGGCCCACTGGGCCATTAACCGGTAGGTCATCAGTTTGCCGCCGGTAATGGTGATAAAGCCTTCCAGACCGTCGCGGCTGGCGTGATCCAGCAGCACAATCCCCCGGCTGACATTGCGCCCGGTGGGGTCATCGTCACTGGCGACTAACGGGCGCACCCCGGCATAGGCACGCAAAATACGGGTTTGCGCCAGCACCGGTGAGAGTTTTGCCCCTTCGCGGATCAGCACGTCCACTTCTTCGGCGGTCACCCGGGTGTTGTCTATCTGATCGTCGTCAACATGGGTAGAGGTGGTGCCAATCAGCGAGATGGTATCGCCCGGCACCAGGATGTCCGCATCTGCCGGTTTGCGGCAGCGGTTGATAACCTGCTGGTTGATCCGGTGGCCGAGGATAAGCAGCGCGCCTTTGGCCGGGAACATGCGTACCTGCAGATCGGCATATTCGGCAATATGCTGGCCCCAGATCCCGGCGGCGTTAACCACCACCGGCGCGTGCAGCTGGCCGCGCTGGCCGGTGCGGCAGTCCAGATAATGTACCCCGGTTACCCGATCACCCTGGCGGATAAGCCCCGTGACCGCGTGCCAGGTCAGTACGGTTGCGCCGTGCTCCCGGGCATCGAGCATATTGGCCGTGGCAAGGCGAAAGGGATCGACGGTGCCGTCCGGCACCTGTACCGCCCCGATAAGCGCCGGGTTAACGGCGGGCTCCAGCAGGCGGGCCTGCTCCGGGGTGAGCTGGCGGGTGTCAATGTCTGCGGCAGCGCAGGCGTCAATAAACCGCTGCTGCCAGTCGAGGGAATCTTCCGGCAGGGTAATAAACAGGCCGCCGGTCGGTTCAATACAGTGGCGGGCAATGCGCTTGAGGATGCGGTTTTCCTGGATACATTCCCGGGCGGATTCCGGATCGTTTACCGCATAGCGGGCGCCGCTGTGCAGCAGGCCGTGGTTGCGGCCGGTAGCGCCGGTGGCGATATCCTGGCGCTCCAGCAGAATCGCGCGCAGGCCGCGCCTGGCGCAGTCACGCACAATACCTGCACCGGTGGCGCCGCCGCCAATAATGATTACATCTGCTTCCTGGTGTCCGGGGGTTGCCATAACTCCTCCTGGCAAATAATTCCTTAGTGTCAGTAAAGCATAATGGTGCACAAAAATGTTTGATAGCGAGCACAAACGAGCATTTTACGAAAACAAAATGGTTAATAAATTGCGTGTGTTGCAAATATGTGGGCGTTATTTAACATTGTGTGTGCTGTTTCACAGCATCAGGCGGCGGGTATCACTATCATCACGCTCGAAAAGGAAAGTTAATTTTCGTTTATCAGTAACTGAATGACACCGTAAGCCAGGAGGCATTACATGTTAAGTATTTTTAAACCGGCGGCTCACCGGGCCCGGTTACCCGCTGACCAGATAGATCCTCATTACCGCCGGTTGCGTTGGCAGATATTTCTGGGGATCTTTTTTGGCTATGCGGCCTATTATCTGGTGCGTAAGAACTTTACCCTCGCCATGCCTTACCTGATTGAACAGGGGTTTTCCCGGGGCGATCTGGGGTTTGCGCTGTCCGGTATTTCCATTGCTTACGGGTTCTCAAAATTTATTATGGGGTCGGTTTCTGACCGTTCTAACCCCAGGGTGTTTCTGCCCGCCGGTCTGATTCTGGCCGCGCTGGTGATGCTGATTATGGGGTTTGTGCCCTGGGCGACATCCGACATTATGACCATGTTTGTGCTGCTGTTTTTATGCGGCTGGTTCCAGGGGATGGGGTGGCCGCCCTGTGGCCGGACCATGGTGCACTGGTGGTCCCAGAAGGAGCGTGGCGGCATTGTGTCGGTGTGGAACTGCGCCCATAACGTGGGGGGCGGGTTGCCGCCGCTGCTGTTCCTGCTGGGGATGTACTGGTTTAATGACTGGCATGCGGCCCTGTATATGCCTGCCCTTGCGGCGATTATTGTGGCGCTGTTTGCCTTTGCGCTGATGCGCGATACTCCGCAGTCCTGCGGGCTGCCGCCGATTGAAGAGTACAAGAACGACTACCCGGAAGACTACAGCGAAAAAGATGAGCAGGAGCTGACTACCAAACAGATCTTTATGCAGTATGTCTTACCTAACCGTCTGTTGTGGTATATCGCCATCGCTAACGTATTTGTTTATTTACTGCGCTACGGGATCCTCGACTGGTCGCCGACCTATCTGAAAGAGGTAAAACATTTCGCCATTGATAAATCCTCCTGGGCCTATTTCCTGTACGAGTATGCGGGCATTCCCGGTACGCTGCTCTGTGGCTGGATGTCTGACCGGGTATTTAAAGGTAACCGCGGGGCAACCGGGGTGTTCTTTATGACGCTGGTGACCATCGCCACGGTGGTCTACTGGCTTAACCCGCCGGGAAATCCGGGCATTGATATGACCTGTATGATTGTCATCGGCTTCCTGATTTACGGGCCGGTGATGCTGATTGGTCTGCATGCGCTGGAGCTGGCGCCTAAAAAAGCGGCCGGGACAGCCGCCGGGTTTACCGGGCTGTTTGGTTACCTGGGGGGCTCGGTGGCGGCCAGCGCCATTGTGGGCTACACCGTGGATATCTTCGGCTGGGACGGGGGCTTTATGGTGATGATCGGCGGCAGTGTACTGGCTGTATTACTGCTGCTGGTGGTCATGATGGGCGAGCGCCGTCATCAGCGGCAGCTTGATAGCCAGCACAGCTAAGTTTTCTGCTGGTATTAACCGGACCCCGCGGCCTTTACCGGCTGCGGGGTTTTTTTGTTGGTATCCCTGCCCGGAGAGCGTTTCAGGAGCCTGATGAGCGCGCTGTGAATTTTTTACAACTCTGTAATGTATATAGGGGTTATTGCTATTTTTTGATAGTATTTCGCCATCATTTATGCGTGGTTGCGCGCGTTAACTATCAAATAGGG
This Shimwellia blattae DSM 4481 = NBRC 105725 DNA region includes the following protein-coding sequences:
- the glpC gene encoding anaerobic glycerol-3-phosphate dehydrogenase subunit GlpC, with the protein product MHDSGFENCIKCTVCTTVCPVSGVNPRYPGPKQAGPDGERLRLKDPGLYDEALKYCTNCKRCEVACPSDVKIGDLIQRARAQYAPRKVSIRDTVLSHTDLMGTLATPFAPLVNATTGMKPVRKVLDAALKIDHRRTLPKYATGGTFRQWYRKHAAAQQQFSQQVAFFHGCYVNYNNPQLGRDLLKVMNAMGTGVQLLDKEKCCGVPLIANGFTDKARKQARVNARSLETAIVQRQLPVIATSSTCTFTLRDEYPGVLDVDTTPLRDNIELATRYIWRMLENGAPLNLKHTPLRVAYHTPCHMEKMGWSIYTLELLRMIPGLQLIELESRCCGIAGTYGFKSENYPTSQAIGAPLFRQIEDSGVDLVITDCETCKWQIEMSTSKPCEHPLSLLAKAL
- the glpB gene encoding glycerol-3-phosphate dehydrogenase subunit GlpB, translated to MKFDSLITGGGLAGLVCGIRLAQGGNKTVIVSRGQSALHFASGGLDLLNTLPDDSPVNALPDALARLAEQAPQHPYSLLGADTVTALARETEQLFDQCGLAMHGDLAHAHHSLTPVGKWRRTWLSPRHACRTIRAGQRVTVVGICGFLDFEPASIVDTLQRQGIACRQAELTLPGLDQLRANPSEFRSVNIARILDNDAQHNALLHELHQLARECDLLILPACLGLENPQIIDNLQASTGCQIACVPTLPPSVPGIRMHQVLSGYFRALGGTMMTGDAVQQATPQPGGGYRVTTRNHGDIAIQARHLVLASGSFFSNGLIASRTGVREPLFDLDVLEPGPRSQWYDEDFFRPQPWQQFGVITDHNLHPHKKGELQTDMFAIGGVLGGFDPIRLGCGGGVSVVTALHAAHQILARQEVSHESA
- the glpA gene encoding anaerobic glycerol-3-phosphate dehydrogenase subunit A → MATPGHQEADVIIIGGGATGAGIVRDCARRGLRAILLERQDIATGATGRNHGLLHSGARYAVNDPESARECIQENRILKRIARHCIEPTGGLFITLPEDSLDWQQRFIDACAAADIDTRQLTPEQARLLEPAVNPALIGAVQVPDGTVDPFRLATANMLDAREHGATVLTWHAVTGLIRQGDRVTGVHYLDCRTGQRGQLHAPVVVNAAGIWGQHIAEYADLQVRMFPAKGALLILGHRINQQVINRCRKPADADILVPGDTISLIGTTSTHVDDDQIDNTRVTAEEVDVLIREGAKLSPVLAQTRILRAYAGVRPLVASDDDPTGRNVSRGIVLLDHASRDGLEGFITITGGKLMTYRLMAQWATDAVCRKLGNTTPCDTDSVPLPGSRESSESTLRKVVSLPAPLRGSAVYRHGDRAAGWLQNDRLSNSLVCECEAVSAAEVRYAVESLTVTNLVDLRRRTRVGMGTCQGELCACRATGLLQRLQVTTPTQSITQLSEFLNERWKGIQPIAWGDALREAEFTRWVYMGLCGMDQQEGTADEI
- the glpT gene encoding glycerol-3-phosphate transporter — translated: MLSIFKPAAHRARLPADQIDPHYRRLRWQIFLGIFFGYAAYYLVRKNFTLAMPYLIEQGFSRGDLGFALSGISIAYGFSKFIMGSVSDRSNPRVFLPAGLILAALVMLIMGFVPWATSDIMTMFVLLFLCGWFQGMGWPPCGRTMVHWWSQKERGGIVSVWNCAHNVGGGLPPLLFLLGMYWFNDWHAALYMPALAAIIVALFAFALMRDTPQSCGLPPIEEYKNDYPEDYSEKDEQELTTKQIFMQYVLPNRLLWYIAIANVFVYLLRYGILDWSPTYLKEVKHFAIDKSSWAYFLYEYAGIPGTLLCGWMSDRVFKGNRGATGVFFMTLVTIATVVYWLNPPGNPGIDMTCMIVIGFLIYGPVMLIGLHALELAPKKAAGTAAGFTGLFGYLGGSVAASAIVGYTVDIFGWDGGFMVMIGGSVLAVLLLLVVMMGERRHQRQLDSQHS